AAAAAGCTTGAGAAGGcttgagaggaggagagacatgGCATGGTAACCGGTGTGGGCGACGGCCGCGCAGAGCAGCACAGAGGCCCGGCTATAGGCAGCTGGCCAAGGCGTGCGGCAAAGGAGAACGAGACCAGAGATCGCGGACGACCGCGCACTGGAGGGAGTGATCGGAGCTGAGCGGAGAGGTCTGTGCTGGTGTTGACGGGAGGTAGCTCCTCGCCGAGAGAGGCCCACGGCAGGGGATAGAGAGGCAGCGGGATGGCGCCTTATGTCCCCGGGACGGCGAGTCTATGGCTACGCGTGTGAAGCACAACACAGTGGTGGGCGGAGTTAGGAGCTCTGCCCATCTGGGGTAGGTCCCGATTCATCCCGTCTAAGACGAACCTCCAGTGGAATTTAAGAATGGTGACTGCCGCTGGCCCCCTCTCCTTTTTCTAGTTGGCATCAGAATGAAGAGGCCGACAGGACGGCGACAATCCTGTTGGTTTCTGCACCGTTTGGACTTTTATATCGTGGCGGATGCCACTGGACTGttgatgttgtgttttattgctttttattgtgttaccccttggccaaggttggtttaattcattttgcatttttaactatttaaatataataaataatattttaattatacagttttttaatcgtgtgctttcccttggcggctccactgctctgtccgtttggaggaaggtttccttcctttaaaaaacGACACTGTGGAAATAAACTCACCTTCGCTCCGTTACATAATTGGCGTTGTCGACAGGATCCGGTCAAGAGCAGTTGGGGTAGCTGAGGGAATAGCAACTTTGATGATGTATGTGTATTCTGGTGCCCCAATAATGTGTGTTTTAGGTCGTATGTCCCCTGAGCAAATGAGTATGGACAGTGTGCACAAGTATGAGTGTTGGCCACACCAAGAGTGAATGAAGAACGTCCAACCGAGGTTGTCATGGGAGGCCAGCTGCAGGCTTGCGGGAGGTGGGGCAGCAGTGCTTGGGATTAAGCACGAGATCCAGGTTAGGCCTGGAAGTATCCCCACGGTAGCAGCCGGGTGCAGTGTTGGACCTTATGGCTTCCGGGTAGCTATGCTACGAGGACGTGAGAGTGATTGCTCGTTGGTGGCCTTGGACTGAATAGTGcacttgcttttatttttgcttgggGGTAGAAGACGGAACCGGACTCCAAGAAAGCTTCATGATTGGTAGCTGGGCCTTAGCAGGGACTGCTAACCTTTCAGCTTGGGGGGATGTCACGGGGTGAAACGGGACAAGTTATTTAGAGTTTTATTGTGCATGTTTTGcaatgttttatctgttttaatattttaatattgtatattgggtttgtttgtatgagctttattgcatgtttttatcttatttaaatTGAACACCTGTCCTGTAAAGACTCCGCCCCTACCTGATAgtaaactgatcacacctgCGAGAGATCCCAGAGAGGCCAATAAGAGGGCCTGGCAGACCATAGAGCAGAAGGGGAGAAAAAGCTTGAGAAGGcttgagaggaggagagacatgGCATGGTAACCGGTGTGGGCGACGGCCGCGCAGAGCGGCACAGAGGCCCGGCTATAGGCAGCTGGCCAAGGCGTGCGGCAAAGGAGAACGAGACCAGAGATCGCGGACGACCGCGCACTGGAGGGAGTGATCGGAGCTGAGCGGAGAGGTCTGTGCTGGTGTTGACGGGAGGTAGCTCCTCGCCGAGAGAGGCCCACGGCAGGGGATAGAGAGGCAGCGGGATGGCGCCTTATGTCCCCGGGACGGCGAGTCTATGGCTACGCGTGTGAAGCACAACACAGTGGTGGGCGGAGTTAGGAGCTCTGCCCATCTGGGGTAGGTCCCGATTCATCCCGTCTAAGACGAACCTCCAGTGGAATTTAAGAATGGTGACTGCCGCTGGCCCCCTCTCCTTTTTCTAGTTGGCATCAGAATGAAGAGGCCGACAGGACGGCGACAATCCTGTTGGTTTCTGCACCGTTTGGACTTTTATATCGTGGCGGATGCCACTGGACTGttgatgttgtgttttattgctttttattgtgttaccccttggccaaggttggtttaattcattttgcatttttaactatttaaatataataaataatattttaattatacagttttttaatcgtgtgctttcccttggcggctccactgctctgtccgtttggaggaaggtttccttcctttaaaaaacGACACTGTGGAAATAAACTCACCTTCGCTCCGTTACATAATTGGCGTTATCGACAGGATCCGGTCAAGAGCAGTTGGGGTAGCTGAGGGAATAGCAACTTTGATGATGTATGTGTATTCTGGTGCCCCAATAATGTGTGTTTTAGGTCGTATGTCCCCTGAGCAAATGAGTATGGACAGTGTGCACAAGTATGAGTGTTGGCCACACCAAGAGTGAATGAAGAACGTCCAACCGAGGTTGTCATGGGAGGCCAGCTGCAGGCTTGCGGGAGGTGGGGCAGCAGTGCTTGGGATTAAGCACGAGATCCAGGTTAGGCCTGGAAGTATCCCCACGGTAGCAGCCGGGTGCAGTGTTGGACCTTATGGCTTCCGGGTAGCTATGCTACGAGGACGTGAGAGTGATTGCTCGTTGGTGGCCTTGGACTGAATAGTGcacttgcttttatttttgcttgggGGTAGAAGACGGAACCGGACTCCAAGAAAGCTTCATGATTGGTAGCTGGGCCTTAGCAGGGACTGCTAACCTTTCAGCTTGGGGGGACAGACGCACCTGTAGATGCTGTCCTCTCAGACTGCTCAGTGGTTCCAGTGAAAGTTGATGGAGGCGCAGAGGCTGATGGGAggactggttaaaaaaaatcacataatgTCTTTAAGGTGGAGATATTGTGGCATGATTTACTTTCTGTACACACTGCAGTGGTATTTTTCAACTAAAGCATATAAATTTGTACTTAAAGACAGGAAACATCAGAAAGCTTTAAGTGAGACTTCCGTCTCTCAAACCCAGCGGATGGACGCACCTGTAGATGCTGTCCTCTCAGACTGCTCAGTGGTTCCAGTGAAAGTTGTGGAGGCTGATGGGAGGACTGCTAAAGAAGTTCAgccatatgttttttttcaggtgtttgaggtgaacaacagaaaacaacacaTAACAACAATTTGACACAAACATCatgaaaagacaaaaggaaaCCAAACGTTAGCAGCTGTCAGAGACAAATACAAATTTCCTTTAATTCTCCAGATTCATGAATGAATTTGTATAGAAACTCACCTTCTGTGACAGTAATCTCAAACTCTCTGTATGGATCAGTACTAAAGGATGTGTCCAGGTAACATCTGTACCGTCCTGAGTCAGACTCCCTCAGCTGTTTAATGGTCACATACAGAATACCACTTGAACCAGATTCTTCTTCATATTCAGCACTGTATCTGTCTCTCTGAGCTGTGGCCCCCTGAGTCTCGATTAAAATCCCATCTCTTTCACATTCTCCCCTGCAGAAGTACTTCCTCCTTGCAGAGTGTTTAAAGGAACATGCGACTGTGAGAGAGCTTCCAGTTTCTTTATCGAAGTGTTTCAGCTGAGCAGGATCGTTTCCATCCAGCAGTGCTGTTAAAGAGACAAACTATCTATAGTTACTATCTGTGCTGAAGATGATGCAGTCTGATCAGAGTAACTCCAGTTTGACCCACAGTTACACTGGGAGCTGCCCAGTTCAACCAGTCTGTGACTGGAACAGTCAACGACCTCCATCCTAAACCGTCAGTATGTGAGTGTGAGTACTGCTGGAGGTCTGATTAACCAGAGCTGAGGAAATGAGAGCTGCGAGTGTTTCTGAGCGTGCCGTGTGGTGAGCTAGAATATTAGCCACAGCAGACTGTGCCTCAGCATCACAGATGGTTCATGACACAGTGATTTATTTGTGCTGCTGTGAAAACTCATTGACATCCTGCTCTTATATGATTTAGTGTTTGAGCTTGGTAAGAAGATTCTGCTGTTTCTATAACAGGAGGAGCACTTTTGTAAATGGACGGGCTCTTATGTGGCACTTTTTTACTTTATACAActtttcacattcacaccagcTCTTTTTTCTATGATGGTTTCTATCCAACATTCACACAcgttcatactctgatggagcATCTTGTGGTTAGTGCCTTGCCAAAAGGTATGTGATACGCAGACTGGCATGATTGCACCactaaccttctgattagtagatgatctgttcctgagccacagccaccccatcATGAACCATAGCGGAGTTAACATCCAGCAGGGTTTCATTAACATTTCAAacataaacattttctttagctgaattttTCATGcgcttcagtttttgttttaattacatttattttacaacaAAGTCGGTGAATTAAATCGAGTTTttataaaagcaaaaatgtaaccTCCAACTGAATAATTCTTTCTCCAAAGGTTTGTCTAACAGGCAcctctgcc
The Astatotilapia calliptera chromosome 17, fAstCal1.2, whole genome shotgun sequence genome window above contains:
- the LOC113009407 gene encoding uncharacterized protein LOC113009407 is translated as MEVVDCSSHRLVELGSSQSLLDGNDPAQLKHFDKETGSSLTVACSFKHSARRKYFCRGECERDGILIETQGATAQRDRYSAEYEEESGSSGILYVTIKQLRESDSGRYRCYLDTSFSTDPYREFEITVTEAVLPSASTTFTGTTEQSERTASTVLPSASAPPSTFTGTTEQSERTASTDVVPFVGLTLALIIILLSVSVLIFCKNRSSKPKDPPVGTEHAAVTETNTVYENIRAEGRHSRSPPDSHAKYTKPTNDDHSLVTAATSQHKTGDDSSKLTYSVVTFSKKSSDSANSTSRSNTSDVIYSEPRVNASHSGGDPLYSTIA